A single region of the Salvia miltiorrhiza cultivar Shanhuang (shh) chromosome 8, IMPLAD_Smil_shh, whole genome shotgun sequence genome encodes:
- the LOC130999102 gene encoding probable E3 ubiquitin-protein ligase RHB1A isoform X2 — protein sequence MGGCCCSSRKPQFHGTPVYYYYPPDSEEHESLTSHDGVATVLSSGLLIDLDLNMAIPDTFRPPPAPIPYDVVLGRPQSTDVESGEATIACMDLKDCKNQRTYLPLSPTKVGVELLKSEMFSVCAKDEEDSCPTCLEEYDTENPKIITKCNHHFHLSCILEWMERSDTCPICDQEMIYKPL from the exons ATGGGAGGTTGCTGTTGTTCCTCCAGAAAGCCGCAGTTTCATGGAACACCGGTCTATTATTAT TACCCCCCTGACTCAGAAGAGCACGAGTCTTTGACATCTCATGATGGTGTTGCTACCGTGCTCTCTTCTGGATTGTTGATTGATCTGGATTTGAATATGGCCATCCCTGATACTTTTCGACCCCCTCCCGCCCCTATCCCGTATGATGTGGTCTTGGGGCGGCCTCAATCAACAGATGTTGAGTCTGGTGAAGCTACTATTGCCTGCATGGATCTCAAAGACTGCAAGAACCAACGGACCTACCTCCCACTCTCTCCTACGAAGGTCGGGGTCGAGCTTCTGAAGTCGGAGATGTTTAGTGTCTGTGCAAAAGACGAAGAGGATTCTTGCCCTACTTGTCTTGAAG AGTATGATACCGAGAATCCCAAAATCATAACCAAGTGCAACCATCACTTTCACCTCTCTTGCATACTTGAGTGGATGGAAAGAAGTGACACTTGCCCTATCTGTGATCAG GAAATGATATACAAACCCCTCTAA
- the LOC130999102 gene encoding probable E3 ubiquitin-protein ligase RHB1A isoform X1 has protein sequence MGGCCCSSRKPQFHGTPVYYYYPPDSEEHESLTSHDGVATVLSSGLLIDLDLNMAIPDTFRPPPAPIPYDVVLGRPQSTDVESGEATIACMDLKDCKNQRTYLPLSPTKVGVELLKSEMFSVCAKDEEDSCPTCLEEYDTENPKIITKCNHHFHLSCILEWMERSDTCPICDQVCSIFVVIRLFRNSSC, from the exons ATGGGAGGTTGCTGTTGTTCCTCCAGAAAGCCGCAGTTTCATGGAACACCGGTCTATTATTAT TACCCCCCTGACTCAGAAGAGCACGAGTCTTTGACATCTCATGATGGTGTTGCTACCGTGCTCTCTTCTGGATTGTTGATTGATCTGGATTTGAATATGGCCATCCCTGATACTTTTCGACCCCCTCCCGCCCCTATCCCGTATGATGTGGTCTTGGGGCGGCCTCAATCAACAGATGTTGAGTCTGGTGAAGCTACTATTGCCTGCATGGATCTCAAAGACTGCAAGAACCAACGGACCTACCTCCCACTCTCTCCTACGAAGGTCGGGGTCGAGCTTCTGAAGTCGGAGATGTTTAGTGTCTGTGCAAAAGACGAAGAGGATTCTTGCCCTACTTGTCTTGAAG AGTATGATACCGAGAATCCCAAAATCATAACCAAGTGCAACCATCACTTTCACCTCTCTTGCATACTTGAGTGGATGGAAAGAAGTGACACTTGCCCTATCTGTGATCAGGTTTGCTCGATTTTTGTTGTGATTCGCCTTTTTCGTAACAGTAGTTGTTGA